Proteins from one Borreliella spielmanii genomic window:
- a CDS encoding anti-CBASS protein Acb1 family protein, whose amino-acid sequence MCDLRKAKLLDKISSLELYRYSIFFRNYIENVAEDCLKNGLVLESTDHNVSEFELDRLKAQLKAALLNCIISYRFHGIGYVLVKTQDTILDLEEPVNKELPIGFKYLDYESVRDLGVDFDYITYKVKSNNKDNSFDSVKIHKSRLIIYENFDYILKRYVPCYTESFLLDIYLFEKIYVEIEKRIENHNFLFYKDESLVQLQDALSSATTSLSTLTQSSSDKGGGILSSFLRKQNSNNHNKDISNLRSLNDSLAHELARLKNNLNNEGMFYTATPSASLEVIKYDLSYLKEALALIKAKIGADTKEPLTRSFNEQAKGLGNDGKGDRSNYYDFLKGVQEQVENSCNLKLGKYF is encoded by the coding sequence TTACATTGAAAATGTAGCTGAAGATTGTCTCAAGAATGGGCTTGTTCTTGAGAGTACTGATCACAATGTTAGTGAATTTGAACTTGATAGATTAAAGGCACAACTTAAAGCTGCTCTACTTAATTGTATTATAAGTTACCGTTTTCATGGAATTGGATATGTTTTAGTAAAAACTCAAGATACAATACTAGATCTTGAAGAGCCAGTTAATAAAGAGCTACCTATTGGATTTAAGTACCTTGATTATGAATCTGTAAGGGATTTGGGGGTTGATTTTGATTATATAACTTATAAAGTAAAATCCAATAATAAGGACAATTCTTTTGACAGTGTTAAAATACATAAAAGTCGACTCATAATATATGAAAACTTTGATTATATCTTAAAAAGATATGTTCCATGTTATACAGAAAGTTTTTTGTTAGATATTTATTTATTTGAAAAAATATACGTTGAAATAGAAAAACGTATTGAAAACCACAATTTTTTATTTTATAAAGACGAATCTTTAGTTCAACTACAAGATGCACTCTCTAGTGCAACAACTTCTTTAAGCACACTTACTCAAAGCAGTAGTGATAAAGGGGGCGGTATTTTATCGTCCTTTTTGAGAAAACAAAATTCGAATAATCATAATAAAGATATTTCTAATTTAAGAAGTCTTAATGACTCATTGGCACATGAGCTAGCGAGGCTTAAAAATAACTTAAATAATGAGGGGATGTTTTATACAGCGACTCCTAGTGCTAGCTTAGAGGTTATTAAGTACGATCTTAGTTATTTAAAAGAGGCTTTAGCCTTAATTAAAGCAAAAATTGGTGCTGATACTAAAGAGCCTTTAACTAGAAGTTTTAATGAACAGGCTAAGGGACTTGGAAATGATGGTAAAGGTGATAGGAGCAATTATTATGATTTTCTAAAAGGCGTGCAAGAACAAGTTGAGAATTCTTGTAACTTAAAGCTTGGTAAGTATTTT